A stretch of the Sphingobacterium thalpophilum genome encodes the following:
- a CDS encoding sugar MFS transporter yields MKKEASILSISNINFMKNQPKPNYTFALITITVLFFMWGFITCMNDILIPYLKQLFNLKFLEAMLVQFCFFGAYFIGSLLYFIYSATMGDPIHLIGYKKGIIAGIMIAALGCFLFYPAATISSYPLFLAALFILGLGFTVLQITANAYVSLLGSQESASSRLNMTQAFNAFGTTIAPILGGHLIFELFSTADGSFSALSTRIPYMAFGVVLMLVAIFISRVKLPDFHSEPGTEPVRGLVALKFPNLRYGMLTMFCYVGGEVAVGSFIISFLELPAIVGLPEAVAKNYLALYWGGAMMGRFLGSISLNTKIPTNRRFFYMIITAIAVFGLIYAIVDLNFSQIRFFLLFVLLNFVAFFIGRSLPARTLMIFASVNILLILSAVVNNGSIAMYSILGIGIFNSIMFSNIYTLSISGLGKYTSQGSSLVVMAILGGALVPVLQGYIADEVGVQSSFLLPTCCYIVIALFGLYSSRHLSVVSPLVAGAKGH; encoded by the coding sequence ATTATACCTTTGCCCTGATTACTATTACAGTCCTATTTTTTATGTGGGGATTTATAACCTGCATGAACGATATTTTAATTCCCTATTTGAAACAGCTCTTTAATCTAAAATTCTTGGAAGCGATGCTGGTGCAGTTCTGTTTTTTCGGTGCCTATTTTATTGGTTCTCTGCTTTATTTCATTTATTCAGCAACAATGGGTGATCCTATTCATCTAATAGGCTACAAAAAAGGAATTATTGCAGGCATTATGATTGCTGCACTGGGCTGTTTTTTATTCTATCCGGCGGCGACCATTTCTTCTTACCCTTTATTTTTAGCAGCGCTTTTTATTCTTGGTTTGGGCTTTACGGTGTTGCAGATAACAGCGAATGCTTATGTCTCTTTATTGGGCAGTCAGGAGTCAGCTTCCAGCAGATTGAATATGACACAGGCTTTTAACGCCTTCGGCACCACAATAGCACCTATCCTAGGCGGACATCTTATCTTTGAGCTTTTTTCAACCGCGGATGGTTCTTTTAGTGCTTTATCCACACGTATACCCTATATGGCTTTTGGTGTAGTGCTGATGCTAGTGGCTATATTTATTTCAAGGGTTAAGCTCCCTGATTTCCATTCAGAGCCTGGCACTGAGCCCGTTCGTGGCCTCGTTGCATTAAAGTTCCCCAACCTACGATATGGTATGCTGACGATGTTTTGTTATGTCGGAGGGGAAGTGGCGGTAGGCAGTTTTATTATCAGTTTTTTGGAATTGCCCGCCATTGTGGGCTTACCGGAAGCAGTTGCCAAAAATTATCTAGCCCTTTATTGGGGTGGCGCAATGATGGGACGTTTTTTAGGTTCGATCTCACTTAACACTAAAATTCCAACAAACCGGCGATTTTTCTATATGATTATTACGGCAATAGCTGTATTTGGGCTGATATATGCTATAGTTGACTTAAATTTTTCGCAGATAAGATTTTTCCTATTGTTTGTACTGTTGAACTTTGTAGCATTTTTTATCGGCCGATCATTGCCGGCTCGTACATTGATGATATTTGCTTCGGTGAATATTCTATTAATATTGTCGGCCGTTGTAAATAATGGGAGCATTGCGATGTATAGTATCTTGGGAATAGGAATTTTTAATTCCATTATGTTTTCGAATATTTATACATTATCTATTTCAGGATTAGGGAAATATACAAGCCAGGGCTCTTCATTGGTGGTTATGGCGATACTTGGCGGTGCTTTGGTTCCGGTTTTGCAGGGATATATCGCAGATGAAGTAGGAGTGCAGTCCTCGTTTCTGTTGCCCACATGTTGTTATATTGTAATTGCACTATTTGGGTTGTATTCTTCTAGACATCTTTCA